In one Aromatoleum aromaticum EbN1 genomic region, the following are encoded:
- the ggt gene encoding gamma-glutamyltransferase gives MKRMDLAMYLARLGAALFVATAVLAPLALAAEGGSASATSIGVPQIDPAQATGSSAGNAASSRGVVSVSHPLAAAAGAQILEAGGNAIDAAAAIQFALNVVEPQFSGIGGGGFMMVHLAAENRTFIVDSREKAPAGASADMFLGQTFLAASTSGHSIGVPGTLKGIDYALRQWGSMTLAATLAPAIRLAEEGFRINRFLAADTYNVRTTLQPETRAIFRLPDGSPLPEGHLLVQPALAQTFRLIARDGVDPFYRGDIARAILDVQLRSQIGPAGAGRMTASDLAAYDVAVRQPVEGDYRGYTIKSMPPPSSGGLALLMMLELLEPFPLGSGDGWRFGGRDALHAMIEAMRLTFADRSVWMGDPDFVPVPVKGLLSECFLATRRAFINSGSRMATPLPGDPRACDSPNRRPHDELPRVPAEEEKSMHTTHFSVVDAAGNFVSYTSTTEHTWGTGILVPGYGFLLNNQLTDFNFTPQLSASTGNPGANDAGPFKRPLSSMAPTILFKDGKPLIAYGASGGPTIINTVLNITLNLVDHRMDIQQAIDAPRLSVTSAAGAVRCEAGLPPDSLRQLVELGHDLPDVAGVPVCNESIGSVQAVVIEMQNGRRYGGADQRSEGTVIALPR, from the coding sequence ATGAAGCGAATGGACCTGGCGATGTACCTGGCCCGGCTCGGCGCGGCGCTGTTCGTCGCCACCGCGGTGCTAGCCCCGCTGGCGCTCGCGGCGGAAGGCGGATCAGCGTCGGCCACGTCGATCGGCGTGCCGCAAATCGACCCGGCGCAGGCTACCGGTTCGTCCGCGGGAAACGCCGCTTCTTCCCGCGGCGTCGTCTCCGTGTCGCATCCGCTCGCCGCGGCGGCTGGGGCGCAGATTCTCGAAGCGGGCGGCAACGCGATCGACGCGGCGGCCGCAATCCAGTTCGCGCTGAATGTCGTCGAACCGCAATTTTCGGGAATCGGCGGCGGCGGTTTCATGATGGTGCATCTCGCCGCGGAGAACCGCACGTTCATCGTCGACTCGCGCGAGAAGGCTCCTGCAGGGGCAAGCGCCGACATGTTCCTTGGGCAGACTTTCCTGGCTGCATCCACCAGCGGGCATTCGATCGGCGTTCCCGGCACGTTGAAGGGGATCGATTACGCGTTGCGCCAGTGGGGGAGCATGACGCTTGCTGCCACTCTCGCGCCAGCGATCCGGCTCGCGGAAGAGGGTTTCCGCATCAATCGGTTCCTCGCCGCCGACACGTACAACGTGCGCACAACGCTGCAGCCGGAGACGCGCGCGATTTTCCGCCTGCCCGACGGCAGCCCGCTGCCCGAAGGACATCTGCTCGTCCAGCCGGCGCTGGCGCAGACGTTCCGCCTGATCGCCCGCGACGGCGTCGATCCGTTCTACCGGGGGGATATCGCCCGCGCCATCCTCGACGTGCAGCTGCGGTCGCAGATCGGCCCTGCCGGCGCAGGGCGCATGACGGCGAGCGATCTCGCGGCTTATGACGTCGCCGTGCGCCAGCCGGTCGAAGGCGACTACCGTGGGTACACGATCAAGTCGATGCCGCCGCCCTCGTCCGGCGGCTTGGCGCTGCTCATGATGCTCGAGCTCCTCGAGCCGTTCCCGCTCGGCAGCGGCGACGGCTGGCGCTTTGGCGGACGCGATGCGTTGCACGCGATGATCGAGGCAATGCGGCTGACTTTTGCCGACCGGTCGGTATGGATGGGCGATCCGGACTTCGTTCCGGTGCCGGTGAAAGGACTGCTGTCCGAATGCTTTCTCGCGACGCGGCGCGCCTTCATCAACTCCGGTTCGCGCATGGCCACCCCGCTCCCTGGTGACCCGCGCGCCTGTGATTCGCCGAACCGCCGCCCTCACGACGAGCTGCCCCGCGTGCCGGCGGAGGAAGAGAAGAGCATGCATACGACCCACTTCTCGGTCGTCGACGCGGCCGGCAACTTCGTCAGCTACACGAGCACGACCGAGCACACGTGGGGAACCGGCATCCTCGTTCCGGGCTACGGTTTTCTGCTCAACAACCAGTTGACCGACTTCAACTTCACGCCGCAATTGAGCGCTTCGACCGGCAATCCGGGCGCAAACGATGCGGGACCGTTCAAGCGGCCACTGTCGTCGATGGCGCCGACGATCCTCTTCAAGGACGGCAAACCGCTCATTGCCTATGGCGCGTCAGGAGGTCCGACGATCATCAACACGGTGCTGAACATCACGCTGAACCTTGTCGATCACCGCATGGACATCCAGCAGGCGATCGACGCGCCCCGGCTGTCCGTCACGTCCGCAGCCGGAGCGGTGCGCTGCGAGGCCGGATTGCCGCCGGATTCGTTGCGGCAGCTCGTCGAACTCGGTCATGACCTGCCCGACGTGGCGGGCGTCCCTGTCTGCAATGAATCGATCGGATCCGTACAGGCTGTCGTCATCGAAATGCAGAACGGCAGGCGATACGGCGGTGCCGACCAAAGAAGCGAAGGCACGGTCATCGCCTTGCCAAGATAG
- a CDS encoding dienelactone hydrolase family protein, which translates to MTSQAEKSSGAGRAVEIPVGAVRLGGELTIPHGAAGIVLFAHGSGSSRHSPRNRFVARFLCDAGIGTLLFDLLSLDEEAVDARTGELRFDIGLLAGRLGEATRWLRRQPDAADLPLGYFGASTGGAAALVAAAALGDEVRAVVSRGGRPDLAGDALEAVRAATLLLVGGRDEPVIRMNQEAYARLSCTKALTIVPGATHLFEEPGTLEAVAQHAATWFRRHLPQAA; encoded by the coding sequence ATGACAAGTCAGGCGGAAAAGTCATCGGGAGCGGGACGGGCAGTCGAGATTCCGGTCGGTGCGGTGCGGCTGGGGGGTGAGCTGACGATTCCGCACGGCGCCGCGGGCATTGTCCTTTTCGCCCACGGCAGCGGGAGCAGCCGCCACAGCCCGCGCAACCGTTTCGTCGCGCGCTTCCTGTGCGACGCCGGGATCGGCACGCTGTTGTTCGATCTGCTGAGCCTCGACGAAGAGGCCGTCGACGCGCGGACCGGCGAACTGCGCTTCGACATCGGGCTGCTCGCCGGCCGCCTCGGGGAAGCGACGCGCTGGCTGCGGCGCCAGCCCGACGCGGCGGATCTTCCGCTCGGCTATTTCGGCGCGAGCACCGGCGGGGCCGCGGCGCTGGTTGCGGCGGCGGCGCTCGGCGACGAGGTGAGGGCGGTAGTGTCGCGCGGCGGCCGGCCGGATCTCGCGGGCGACGCGCTCGAAGCGGTGCGCGCCGCGACGCTGCTCCTCGTCGGCGGACGGGACGAGCCGGTCATCCGCATGAACCAGGAAGCGTACGCCAGGCTCTCCTGCACGAAAGCGCTGACGATCGTCCCCGGCGCGACGCACCTTTTCGAGGAGCCCGGCACGCTCGAAGCGGTCGCGCAGCACGCGGCAACGTGGTTTCGGCGACACTTGCCGCAAGCGGCGTGA
- a CDS encoding hemerythrin domain-containing protein translates to MFLFDWLFGAKKEVASTAKTPDATAPGTAAPRVAATAPGTQIRYDPQLISALKEDHQHLLGIFTAIVAARNAGNLSLAQTQLDRLRIGLMDHLLKENVRLYVYLEHFLKTDAVSHELMHGFRHEMDDIGRAVVDFLDRYRQIGTHPELAAQFGSDLDAIGEALAGRIRREEEILYPMYLPPN, encoded by the coding sequence ATGTTTCTATTCGACTGGTTGTTCGGCGCGAAAAAGGAAGTCGCCTCGACTGCGAAAACTCCGGACGCGACCGCGCCCGGAACCGCCGCGCCGCGTGTCGCCGCGACGGCTCCCGGCACGCAGATCCGGTACGACCCACAGCTGATCAGCGCGCTGAAGGAAGATCATCAGCACCTGCTCGGGATCTTTACCGCGATCGTCGCGGCACGCAACGCGGGGAATCTTTCACTCGCGCAGACGCAACTGGACCGCTTGCGGATCGGGCTGATGGATCACCTGCTCAAGGAAAACGTCCGGCTGTACGTCTACCTGGAACATTTCCTGAAGACCGACGCGGTCAGCCACGAGCTGATGCACGGTTTCCGTCACGAGATGGACGACATCGGCCGCGCCGTCGTCGACTTTCTCGACCGATACCGGCAGATCGGCACCCATCCGGAACTGGCGGCGCAGTTCGGTTCGGACCTCGACGCGATCGGCGAGGCCCTCGCCGGCCGGATCCGCCGCGAGGAAGAGATCCTTTACCCGATGTACCTGCCGCCGAACTGA
- a CDS encoding heavy metal-binding domain-containing protein: MLMTTTPTIEGRTIRSYHGVVAGEAIIGANVFKDMFAAVRDIVGGRSGSYEKTLRSARETAFEDLAEAAGRLGANAVVGVDIDYEVLGEKNGMLMVAVSGTAVTVE, encoded by the coding sequence ATGCTGATGACCACGACTCCGACCATCGAAGGCAGGACGATCCGCAGCTATCACGGCGTCGTCGCCGGCGAGGCGATCATCGGCGCGAACGTCTTCAAGGACATGTTCGCTGCCGTGCGCGACATCGTCGGCGGGCGGTCGGGTTCGTACGAAAAGACTTTGCGCTCGGCCCGCGAAACCGCGTTCGAAGACCTCGCCGAAGCGGCCGGCCGGCTCGGCGCGAATGCCGTCGTCGGAGTCGATATCGACTACGAGGTGCTGGGCGAAAAGAACGGCATGCTGATGGTCGCCGTCAGCGGCACGGCGGTGACGGTCGAATAG
- a CDS encoding ABC-F family ATP-binding cassette domain-containing protein, translating into MITLKNVTLRRGVKVLLDTASVTLNPGEKVGLVGRNGAGKSSLFGLLTGVLHEDAGDYSIPSQWRMAQVAQDMPETAQSATDFVIDGDTVLLAARAEVHAAEASDDGMRMAHAYMALHDAGAHDAEARAQALILGLGFRSAELTNPVNSFSGGWRMRLQLARALMCPSDLLLLDEPTNHLDLDALVWLEAWLKRYAGTLVVISHDREFLDAVTQVTLHIDNARLVRYGGNYSAFEDMRAEQLALQQSALARQQDRIAHLQKFIDRFKAKASKAKQAQSRVKALERMERIAPVLADAEFNFEFQEPANLPNPMLSMHDASFGYPPPPGAAAGTAPAVIVRHINRSVHAGQRIGILGANGQGKSTLVKTVARTLDVLGGEITEGKGLNIGYFAQQELDVLRPQDTPLEHMVRLAKETLASGRSGWIAAREQDLRNFLGTFNFSGDMVKQAVGTMSGGEKARLVLCMIVWQRPNLLLLDEPTNHLDLATREALSVALNEFEGTVMLVSHDRALLRAVCDEFWLVARGGVEPFDGDLDDYQRYLLDEARRSRDTSVGARQKRAA; encoded by the coding sequence ATGATCACGCTCAAGAACGTCACGCTGCGCCGCGGTGTCAAAGTGTTGCTCGACACCGCTTCGGTCACGCTCAATCCCGGTGAAAAAGTCGGCCTCGTCGGCCGCAACGGCGCCGGCAAATCCAGTCTGTTCGGTCTGCTCACCGGCGTGTTGCACGAGGACGCCGGCGATTATTCCATCCCGTCGCAGTGGCGCATGGCACAGGTCGCGCAGGACATGCCCGAAACCGCGCAGAGCGCGACCGACTTCGTCATCGACGGCGACACGGTCCTGCTGGCCGCGCGCGCCGAGGTGCACGCCGCCGAGGCCAGCGACGACGGCATGCGCATGGCTCACGCCTACATGGCGCTCCATGACGCCGGCGCGCACGACGCCGAAGCGCGGGCGCAGGCGCTGATTCTCGGGCTGGGCTTTCGCAGTGCCGAGCTCACGAACCCGGTCAACAGCTTTTCCGGCGGCTGGCGCATGCGCCTGCAGCTCGCGCGCGCGCTGATGTGCCCGTCCGATCTGCTGCTGCTCGACGAGCCGACGAACCACCTCGACCTGGACGCGCTGGTGTGGCTCGAAGCGTGGCTCAAGCGTTACGCCGGGACGCTGGTCGTGATCAGCCACGACCGGGAGTTCCTCGACGCGGTGACGCAGGTCACGCTGCACATCGACAACGCCCGGCTGGTGCGCTACGGCGGCAACTACAGCGCTTTCGAGGACATGCGCGCCGAGCAGCTGGCGTTGCAGCAGTCGGCGCTGGCCCGGCAGCAGGACCGGATCGCCCATCTGCAGAAATTCATCGACCGCTTCAAGGCCAAGGCGAGCAAGGCGAAGCAGGCGCAAAGCCGCGTCAAGGCGCTGGAGCGGATGGAGCGCATCGCGCCGGTCCTCGCCGATGCGGAGTTCAACTTCGAATTCCAGGAACCGGCCAACTTGCCGAACCCGATGCTGTCGATGCACGACGCGAGCTTCGGCTATCCGCCGCCGCCGGGCGCGGCTGCCGGAACCGCCCCTGCCGTCATCGTGCGCCACATCAACCGCTCAGTGCACGCCGGCCAGCGCATCGGCATCCTCGGCGCGAACGGCCAGGGCAAGTCGACGCTGGTGAAGACGGTCGCCCGCACGCTCGACGTCCTCGGCGGCGAGATCACCGAAGGCAAAGGCCTGAACATCGGCTATTTCGCCCAGCAGGAACTCGACGTGCTGCGCCCGCAGGACACGCCGCTCGAGCACATGGTACGGCTGGCGAAAGAAACCCTCGCCAGCGGGCGCAGCGGCTGGATCGCCGCGCGCGAACAGGACTTGCGCAACTTCCTCGGCACGTTCAACTTCAGCGGCGACATGGTCAAGCAGGCGGTCGGCACGATGAGCGGCGGCGAAAAGGCGCGCCTCGTGCTGTGCATGATCGTCTGGCAACGGCCCAACCTGCTGCTGCTCGACGAGCCGACCAACCACCTCGACCTGGCGACGCGCGAAGCGCTCAGTGTCGCGCTCAACGAGTTCGAAGGCACGGTCATGCTCGTCAGCCACGACCGCGCGCTGCTGCGCGCGGTGTGCGACGAATTCTGGCTGGTCGCGCGCGGCGGCGTCGAGCCGTTCGACGGCGACCTGGACGACTACCAGCGCTACCTGCTCGACGAGGCACGACGATCGCGCGACACATCGGTGGGCGCGCGGCAGAAACGGGCCGCGTAG
- a CDS encoding RrF2 family transcriptional regulator, whose protein sequence is MKLTDYTDYTLRTLIFLGLHRNEQVTIQQIADGYDISKNHLMKIIHRLSLDGLVETTRGRSGGVRLRKPPDEINIGQVVRAAEQEFALVECFSRVNNRCVLSPVCELQATFRDALEAFFAVLDKRTLADILRNAEEVRPYIRLRGVTVRAENA, encoded by the coding sequence ATGAAGCTCACCGACTACACCGATTACACGCTCAGGACGTTGATTTTTCTCGGCCTGCATCGCAACGAACAGGTGACGATCCAGCAGATCGCCGACGGTTATGACATATCCAAGAACCACCTGATGAAGATCATCCATCGCCTGAGCCTGGACGGCCTCGTCGAGACCACCCGCGGGCGCAGCGGCGGAGTGCGGCTCAGGAAGCCGCCGGACGAGATCAACATCGGACAGGTGGTGCGTGCCGCGGAGCAGGAGTTCGCGCTGGTCGAATGCTTCAGCCGCGTCAACAACCGCTGCGTGCTGTCGCCCGTGTGCGAACTGCAGGCGACGTTTCGCGACGCGTTGGAAGCTTTCTTCGCGGTCCTCGACAAGCGCACCCTTGCGGACATCCTGCGTAATGCAGAAGAGGTCCGGCCTTACATCCGGCTGCGTGGGGTCACGGTCCGGGCGGAAAATGCGTGA
- a CDS encoding cbb3-type cytochrome c oxidase subunit I, which produces MDIPTLLLSSFIIAVTGLFVFIWSLRKGVLDPDPAAAKVIFGPGEIGRVEEPAVTSAAEHRLQRSVTAVAPVEPDPAALRTRLEADRSAARPAFVLLGFAVLWLLVASLAGLTSSIKLHEPDWLTQYAWLTFGRIRSIHLNAVAYGWAPMAALGIALWMMPRLLKTKLVGARFAISGALLWNLGLAVGIGCIAAGINDGMEWLEIPWQVGTLFAVGGALIGLPLVFTLRHRQVEHLYVSVWYMGAALFWFPVLYIVAKLPNLHFGVEQATMNWWFGHNVLGLFYTPLSLAAVYYLLPKVIGRPIQSYNLSLIGFWCLAFFYGQVGGHHLVGGPVPEWLITLSIVQSVMMIIPVVAFSVNQHLTMRGNFSALRHSPTLRFVVLGGMMYTLSSIQGSFEALRSVSTVTHFTHFTVAHAHLGLYGFVTLVMFGAIYFAMPRIVSREWPYPKLIALHFWLVTIGFAIYFVTLTIGGVLQGLSMLDASQPFMESVRVTLPYLQGRSIGGALMTLGHLVFAAHFVVMALRRGPQRSEAALLRPLAAAA; this is translated from the coding sequence ATGGATATCCCCACCCTCCTCCTTTCTTCCTTCATCATCGCAGTGACCGGCCTGTTCGTTTTCATCTGGTCGCTGCGCAAAGGCGTGCTCGATCCGGATCCCGCAGCGGCCAAAGTCATCTTCGGCCCCGGCGAGATCGGCCGGGTCGAAGAGCCGGCCGTCACTTCGGCGGCCGAGCATCGCCTGCAGCGGTCAGTGACCGCTGTTGCGCCGGTCGAGCCGGATCCCGCCGCGTTGCGGACCCGGCTGGAGGCCGACCGCTCCGCGGCCCGCCCCGCGTTCGTGCTGCTGGGCTTCGCGGTACTGTGGCTGCTGGTCGCATCGCTTGCCGGCCTGACCAGTTCGATCAAGCTCCACGAGCCGGACTGGCTGACCCAGTACGCGTGGCTCACTTTCGGCCGCATCCGCAGCATCCATCTTAACGCCGTCGCTTATGGCTGGGCGCCGATGGCGGCGCTCGGCATCGCGCTGTGGATGATGCCGCGGCTGCTCAAGACGAAGCTCGTCGGTGCACGTTTCGCGATTTCCGGCGCGCTGCTGTGGAACCTCGGGCTCGCGGTCGGCATCGGCTGCATCGCCGCCGGCATCAACGACGGCATGGAATGGCTGGAAATCCCGTGGCAGGTCGGCACGCTGTTCGCCGTCGGCGGCGCGCTGATCGGCCTGCCGCTGGTGTTCACGCTGCGGCACCGGCAGGTGGAACACCTGTACGTCTCGGTGTGGTACATGGGCGCCGCGCTGTTCTGGTTCCCGGTGCTGTACATCGTCGCGAAGCTGCCGAATCTCCACTTCGGCGTCGAGCAGGCGACGATGAACTGGTGGTTCGGCCACAACGTGCTCGGCCTCTTCTACACGCCGCTGTCGCTGGCCGCAGTCTATTACCTGCTGCCGAAAGTGATCGGGCGGCCGATCCAGTCCTACAACCTGTCGCTGATCGGCTTCTGGTGCCTCGCGTTTTTCTACGGTCAGGTCGGCGGACACCATCTGGTCGGCGGGCCGGTGCCGGAGTGGCTGATCACGCTGTCGATCGTGCAGAGCGTGATGATGATCATCCCGGTCGTGGCGTTTTCGGTGAACCAGCATCTGACGATGCGCGGCAATTTCTCCGCCCTGCGCCATTCGCCGACGCTGCGCTTCGTCGTGCTGGGCGGAATGATGTACACGCTGAGCTCGATCCAGGGCTCGTTCGAGGCACTGCGCAGCGTCAGCACGGTCACCCACTTCACCCATTTCACCGTCGCTCACGCCCATCTCGGGCTGTACGGTTTCGTGACGCTGGTGATGTTCGGCGCCATCTACTTCGCGATGCCGCGCATCGTGTCGCGCGAATGGCCGTATCCGAAGCTCATCGCGCTGCACTTCTGGCTCGTGACGATCGGGTTCGCGATCTACTTCGTGACGCTGACGATCGGCGGCGTGCTGCAGGGACTGAGCATGCTCGACGCCAGCCAGCCTTTCATGGAGTCGGTACGCGTGACCCTGCCGTACCTGCAGGGTCGTTCGATCGGTGGCGCGCTGATGACGCTCGGCCATCTGGTGTTTGCCGCGCACTTCGTGGTGATGGCGTTGCGCCGGGGGCCGCAGCGCAGTGAAGCCGCCTTGCTCCGTCCCCTCGCTGCGGCTGCCTGA
- a CDS encoding cbb3-type cytochrome c oxidase subunit II — protein MENGVKLISGALVTLAIATVSLVVLPYLQLQDVPPTPGLKPYTEVELRGRQEYIKQGCLYCHSQQPRDPRQAPDDQRGWGRPSVAGDYYYDRPHLLGTMRTGPDLLNIGARQSSVDWQLGHLYQPRAYVPGSIMPGYPYLFEIKEAAAPGDRIVTLPPEFAPARGVVVATQAAEDLVSYLLSLDRTFPALAAGADSRRATN, from the coding sequence ATGGAAAATGGCGTCAAACTCATCTCCGGCGCGCTGGTCACTCTGGCCATCGCAACGGTCTCCCTCGTCGTGCTGCCTTATCTGCAGCTGCAGGACGTGCCGCCCACGCCGGGCCTGAAACCCTACACTGAAGTCGAACTGCGCGGACGGCAGGAATACATCAAGCAGGGTTGCCTGTACTGCCATTCGCAGCAGCCACGCGACCCCCGCCAGGCTCCCGACGACCAGCGCGGCTGGGGCCGGCCGTCAGTCGCGGGGGACTACTATTACGACCGCCCGCATCTGCTCGGCACGATGCGCACCGGCCCCGATCTGCTGAACATCGGCGCCCGCCAGTCGAGCGTCGACTGGCAGCTCGGCCACCTGTACCAGCCGCGTGCCTACGTGCCGGGCAGCATCATGCCGGGCTATCCCTACCTGTTCGAGATCAAGGAAGCCGCCGCGCCGGGCGACAGGATCGTCACGCTGCCACCCGAGTTCGCACCCGCGCGCGGAGTCGTCGTCGCGACGCAGGCGGCCGAGGACCTCGTCAGTTATCTGCTGTCGCTCGACCGGACTTTCCCCGCGCTCGCCGCCGGTGCCGATTCCCGGCGCGCCACAAACTGA
- a CDS encoding c-type cytochrome: MTDQSRNDIPQRREHPDPHEALNPVPAILLAMIALLLAWAVHYLYTAQPATDPALGDRRSVEILAALPAKAADGGQIFSANCAACHQAAGTGIPQVFPPLAGSEWVTGKEPALIQILLHGVAGSIEVGGVTYNGAMPAFGDKFDDAEIAALLSYIRGEWGNQAEPVTPESVQAQRAATADRTAPWNGGAELVQLK; the protein is encoded by the coding sequence ATGACCGACCAATCCCGCAACGACATCCCGCAACGCCGCGAACACCCCGACCCGCATGAAGCGTTGAACCCGGTGCCCGCCATCCTGCTGGCGATGATCGCGCTGCTGCTCGCGTGGGCCGTCCATTATCTCTACACGGCGCAGCCGGCCACCGATCCAGCGTTGGGGGACCGGCGCAGCGTCGAGATCCTTGCCGCCCTGCCGGCGAAAGCGGCGGATGGCGGCCAGATTTTCAGCGCGAATTGCGCGGCCTGCCATCAGGCGGCCGGGACCGGCATCCCGCAGGTGTTCCCGCCGCTCGCCGGTTCGGAGTGGGTGACCGGCAAGGAGCCGGCGCTGATCCAGATTCTGCTGCACGGCGTCGCCGGCAGCATCGAAGTCGGTGGAGTGACTTACAACGGTGCGATGCCGGCGTTCGGCGACAAGTTCGACGACGCCGAGATAGCCGCGCTTCTCAGTTACATCCGCGGTGAATGGGGCAACCAGGCCGAGCCGGTCACGCCGGAGTCGGTGCAGGCCCAGCGCGCAGCGACCGCCGACCGCACGGCGCCGTGGAATGGCGGCGCCGAACTCGTGCAGCTGAAGTAG
- a CDS encoding SCO family protein has product MSVLRTAVALMLVAALGIIAFAGMTDGFRVVTSEAARRLAVAERPAVVPDVRLAGADGTIRPLHAALASDRRVALVDFIYTRCDTICSVLGNEFQQLQREIVAQGLQDRVRLITISFDPAHDDPATLALYAIRMNANPALWQFATVADTRKLMPLLASFGIVVIPDGMGGFVHNAAIHAVTPDGRLARIHGLGEFRQALYEAAGLAAAGQG; this is encoded by the coding sequence GTGTCCGTCCTGCGTACCGCCGTCGCGCTCATGCTGGTTGCGGCGCTCGGCATCATCGCGTTCGCCGGCATGACCGACGGTTTTCGCGTCGTCACCAGCGAGGCGGCGCGCCGCCTGGCGGTGGCCGAACGCCCTGCCGTCGTGCCGGACGTGCGACTGGCCGGTGCGGACGGAACGATCCGGCCGCTGCATGCGGCACTCGCCAGCGACCGGCGGGTCGCCCTCGTCGATTTCATCTACACGCGCTGCGACACGATCTGCTCCGTGCTCGGCAACGAGTTCCAGCAGCTGCAGCGGGAGATCGTCGCGCAGGGCCTGCAGGACCGGGTCCGCCTGATCACGATCAGTTTCGACCCCGCCCACGACGATCCCGCGACCCTCGCCCTCTACGCTATACGCATGAACGCGAATCCTGCGCTGTGGCAGTTTGCCACCGTCGCCGACACGCGGAAACTGATGCCGCTACTGGCGAGCTTCGGCATCGTCGTGATCCCGGACGGGATGGGCGGCTTCGTGCACAACGCGGCGATCCACGCGGTCACGCCCGATGGCCGGCTGGCCCGGATTCACGGTCTGGGCGAATTCCGCCAGGCCTTGTACGAGGCGGCCGGACTCGCCGCGGCAGGCCAAGGATGA
- a CDS encoding DUF882 domain-containing protein, translating into MKQTVHSRRHFLRQSARLAVAGAALPFARSASASVRDARSLAFDHTHTGERVSVVYAVGERYVPEALTKLNRFMRDHYSGEVGHMDPKLFDLLYRLKLTLGSRESFQVISGYRCPTTNSTLRNTRGGGVAKRSLHMDGKAIDVRIADTPLADLRDAALSLGVGGVGYYPHDQFVHLDTGRVRSW; encoded by the coding sequence ATGAAGCAGACCGTGCATTCCCGACGCCATTTTCTCCGTCAATCCGCCAGGCTGGCCGTCGCCGGCGCGGCGCTGCCTTTCGCGCGGTCAGCGAGCGCTTCGGTGCGCGACGCGCGCAGCCTCGCGTTCGACCATACTCATACCGGCGAGCGCGTCTCGGTCGTGTATGCCGTCGGCGAGCGATACGTGCCCGAGGCGCTGACGAAGCTCAACCGTTTCATGCGCGATCATTATTCCGGCGAAGTCGGCCACATGGACCCCAAACTGTTCGATCTGCTCTACCGGCTTAAGCTCACGCTCGGCTCGCGCGAGTCGTTCCAGGTGATTTCGGGCTACCGCTGCCCGACCACCAATTCGACGCTGCGCAACACGCGCGGCGGCGGCGTTGCCAAGCGCAGCCTGCACATGGACGGCAAGGCGATCGACGTGCGCATCGCCGACACCCCGCTTGCCGATCTGCGCGATGCGGCGCTGTCTCTGGGTGTCGGCGGCGTCGGCTACTATCCGCACGACCAGTTCGTCCACCTCGACACCGGCCGCGTGCGCAGCTGGTAG